In a genomic window of Salvelinus fontinalis isolate EN_2023a chromosome 7, ASM2944872v1, whole genome shotgun sequence:
- the LOC129859637 gene encoding inactive dipeptidyl peptidase 10-like isoform X2, with amino-acid sequence MTASKEGEEDFVQVSPESRNYKGIAISLLVIVAVCSLITMSVFVLTPVELPGAANSRLTVMDLFKPEFSVHDPEARWISDSEVLYRNRDGHVIKFNFALNETEMILRNSTFVSFKVAKYSLSPDMKYVLFAYEVKQVYRHSYTASYIVYNIHTREVWELNPPEVQNAVLQHAAWGVKGQQLIYIFENNIYYQSDVQSNSLRITSSGGEGVIFNGIADWLYEEEILQSHIVHWWSPDGERLAFLMINDTLVPNMFLPRFTGSPYPRSQEYPYPKAGQPNPTVRLLVVNLYGPTHTQELVPPDGLKGRDHYVSMVKWISNSHAAVRWLNRPQNLSFLTVCDATVGSCVQKHEEASDLWLTRQNQEPVFSKDGSRFFLTIPVKQGGQGDFHHIAMFTKSFRSDQNDARHLTSGNWEVTKILAYDEGEQTIYFIGTQDSPQKRHVYSASTIGLFSQRCLTCEMNQEACSFFDADISPNKQHVILQCKGPGAPSVMLQSFNDVNTYFILDNNMPLRAALEIKKISKSDVRVIPSEDFELPLKLTYPLDFSESLLYGLLLIVDGGPGSQSVSDEYELGWDSVLVSCDEVIVARLDGRGTGFRGLRVLQQVHQRLGTVDVQDQIAALEYLKTLPYIDRARIGIYGKGYGAYLTLMLLRSTALIKCAAANSPVIDWKLYASAFSERYFGLTSQNDNRYQVSRVLPNMKGLQGNMMKGPQGPDFLLIHGTADANVHFQHSAELIKHLIKIGANYTMQLYPDEGHFLSLQSQQHLSESLVGYFRTCFQDFSTPLPEEIGKEDDD; translated from the exons ATTCAGAGGTTTTGTACAGGAACCGAGACGGCCACGTCATCAAGTTCAACTTTGCTTTAAATGAAACAGAAATGATCCTGAGAAATAGCACATTT GTGTCTTTCAAAGTAGCCaaatattctctctctccagacatgAAATACGTGCTATTTGCTTACGAAGTGAAACAG GTGTACAGACATTCCTATACGGCATCGTACATTGTTTACAACATCCACACAAG GGAGGTGTGGGAATTGAATCCTCCGGAGGTCCAGAATGCAGTGCTCCAGCATGCAGCGTGGGGTGTGAAGGGACAGCAGCTG ATCTACATCTTTGAAAACAACATCTATTACCAATCAGATGTGCAGAGCAATTCTCTTAGGATTACTTCATCGGGAGGTGAAGGAGTCATATTTAATGGAATCGCTGACTGGCTGTATGAAG AGGAGATTCTGCAGTCACACATAGTCCACTGGTGGTCACCTGACGGAGAGAGACTGGCCTTCCTCATGATCAACGATACCCTGGTACCCAACATGTTCCTGCCCCGGTTCACTGGCAGCCCCTACCCCAGATCACAGGAGTACCCATACCCCAAG GCTGGCCAGCCCAACCCTACAGTCAGGCTGTTGGTGGTGAACCTGTACGGCCCCACACACACTCAGGAGCTGGTACCACCTGATGGCTTGAAAGGAAG AGACCACTATGTGAGTATGGTGAAGTGGATCAGCAACAGCCATGCAGCGGTACGATGGCTCAACCGGCCCCAGAACTTGTCCTTCCTCACTGTGTGTGACGCCACCGTCGGATCCTGTGTACAG AAACATGAGGAAGCTTCAGATCTCTGGCTCACCAGACAG AACCAGGAGCCAGTGTTTTCAAAGGACGGGAGCAGGTTTTTCCTGACCATACCGGTGAAGCAGGGGGGACAAGGAGACTTCCATCATATTGCCATGTTCACCAAATCG TTCAGAAGTGATCAAAATGATGCCCGTCACTTGACGTCAGGCaactgggaggtgaccaagatatTAGCCTATGATGAGGGGGAGCAAACCAT ATATTTTATCGGTACTCAAGACTCCCCACAAAAGAGACACGTGTACAG TGCATCTACTATTGGTCTGTTCTCTCAACGATGTTTGACCTGTGAGATGAACCAGGAAGCTTGCTCATTCTTCGATGCAGACATCAGCCCGAACAAACAGCatgttattctacagtgtaaag GTCCCGGTGCTCCATCTGTGATGCTGCAGAGTTTTAATGATGTAAACA CTTACTTTATATTGGACAACAACATGCCTCTGAGAGCTGCCTTGGAAATCAAAAAGATCTCTAAGTCAGATGTCAGGGTTATTCCAAGTGAAGACTTTG AGCTGCCTTTGAAACTCACCTATCCCCTTGACTTTTCTGAATCTCTTCTCTATGGCCTTCTTTTGATTGT TGATGGTGGGCCTGGCAGTCAGTCGGTGAGTGATGAGTATGAGCTGGGTTGGGACTCGGTGCTGGTCAGTTGTGATGAGGTGATTGTGGCCAGGCTGGATGGCAGGGGGACAGGCTTCCGGGGCCTGAGAGTTCTGCAGCAGGTCCACCAGCGCCTGGGTACCGTGGATGTTCAGGACCAGATAGCTGCATTGGA ATACTTGAAGACACTCCCATACATTGACCGCGCGCGGATCGGAATCTACGGGAAG GGATACGGTGCTTACCTCACCTTGATGCTTCTGAGGTCCACGGCGCTGATTAAGTGTGCAGCTGCTAATTCCCCAGTGATTGACTGGAAACTTTACG CTTCAGCATTTTCAGAGCGATACTTTGGCCTGACGTCACAGAACGACAACAGATATCAA GTTTCTAGAGTGCTTCCAAATATGAAAGGACTGCAAGGAAACATGATGAAAGGACCCCAAGGACCGGATTTTCTGTTGATTCACGGAACAGCTGATG CAAATGTTCATTTCCAACATTCAGCGGAGTTGATTAAGCACTTGATCAAAATTGGAGCGAACTACACAATGCAG CTTTACCCAGACGAGGGCCACTTCCTGTCCCTGCAGAGCCAACAGCACCTATCTGAGTCCCTGGTTGGCTACTTCAGAACATGTTTTCAGGACTTCAGCACACCGCTACCTGAAGAGATAGGCAAAGAGGATGATGACTGA